The Candidatus Flexicrinis proximus genome includes a window with the following:
- a CDS encoding DUF1801 domain-containing protein, with amino-acid sequence MEGSRIKASTIDGYIALYPSTVQDIMQELRRIVHDVAPDVTEAISYAIPAFKRAGGNLVFFAGYDRHIGVYPVPTGDADFQQIISGYKQGKGSIQFPLDKPFPFDLFRQLVEFRLAESHAKKKPRK; translated from the coding sequence ATGGAAGGTTCGCGCATCAAGGCCAGCACCATCGACGGGTACATCGCCCTTTACCCGTCCACCGTTCAGGACATCATGCAGGAACTGCGCCGCATCGTCCATGACGTCGCCCCTGACGTCACCGAAGCCATCAGCTACGCCATACCGGCCTTCAAGCGCGCCGGCGGCAATCTCGTCTTCTTCGCCGGCTATGACCGTCACATCGGCGTCTATCCTGTCCCCACCGGCGACGCTGATTTCCAGCAGATAATCTCCGGCTACAAGCAGGGGAAGGGCTCGATCCAGTTCCCCCTCGACAAACCCTTCCCCTTTGACCTCTTTCGCCAGCTTGTAGAGTTTCGACTCGCCGAATCCCATGCCAAGAAGAAGCCTCGCAAATAG
- a CDS encoding DUF2277 domain-containing protein: MCRNIRTLYNFSPPVTDDEVRAAALQYVRKVSGFTKPSKANEAAFNAAVDQIVAASSQLLAALQTSAPPRDRAEEVAKLRDRSARRFAKPVTSP; this comes from the coding sequence ATGTGCCGTAATATCAGAACACTCTATAACTTTTCGCCGCCCGTCACCGATGACGAAGTCCGCGCCGCCGCGCTTCAGTACGTCCGTAAGGTCTCCGGCTTCACCAAGCCCTCGAAAGCCAACGAAGCCGCCTTCAATGCCGCGGTAGACCAGATTGTCGCCGCCTCCAGCCAACTGCTCGCCGCCCTTCAGACCTCCGCGCCCCCGCGTGACCGCGCCGAGGAAGTCGCCAAACTCCGCGACCGTTCCGCCCGCCGCTTCGCCAAGCCCGTCACCAGCCCCTAG
- a CDS encoding ABC transporter substrate-binding protein, whose translation MLVRKLLAVMVILAGSAGSTLGAQAPADSAAACVEDYDAERDYFPVKSEVEYAEGFTIEYFKHYQVVTIRKPYLGATEADGFRYVLVQCGTPAPEGFEGVPVIEVPIESAIVMSTTQLPHFTTLGILDALVGVDGGFYISTPEIAAKYAADGLAEVGYGSEVNAEVAVDTGAEVVFTFASGLPEYDSFPKLEEAGMQTAINAEYAEISPLARAEWIKFTAAFFNREAEAAAYFGAVAGEYEALAALTAELTPEERPDVLWNSFSSYIDAWAIPGAETYVGVLLKDAGADVVLADRAPLESVNVSFETAYEAGIAAEVWFPLVYGISTLEGLAASDERYVDFGAFQTGAVYNTDGRVNANGGNDYFENGVNEPQVVLADLIAILHPAVLPEHTLVYLRKME comes from the coding sequence ATGCTGGTACGTAAATTGTTGGCGGTGATGGTGATACTGGCGGGCAGCGCTGGCTCAACCCTGGGCGCGCAGGCACCGGCGGACAGCGCGGCGGCGTGTGTCGAGGACTACGATGCCGAGAGGGATTACTTTCCGGTGAAGTCCGAGGTGGAGTATGCGGAAGGGTTCACGATCGAGTACTTCAAGCATTATCAGGTGGTGACAATCCGCAAGCCGTACCTGGGAGCAACGGAGGCCGACGGCTTCCGGTATGTGCTGGTGCAGTGCGGGACGCCGGCGCCGGAGGGGTTTGAAGGCGTGCCGGTGATCGAGGTGCCGATCGAGAGCGCGATCGTGATGTCGACGACGCAGCTACCGCATTTTACGACGCTGGGGATTTTGGACGCGCTGGTGGGCGTGGATGGCGGGTTTTACATCAGCACGCCGGAGATCGCGGCGAAGTATGCGGCGGACGGGCTGGCGGAGGTCGGGTACGGGTCGGAGGTGAACGCGGAGGTGGCGGTAGATACGGGCGCGGAGGTGGTGTTCACGTTCGCGAGCGGGCTGCCGGAATACGATTCGTTCCCGAAGCTGGAAGAAGCCGGGATGCAGACGGCGATCAACGCAGAATATGCCGAGATTAGTCCGCTGGCGCGGGCGGAGTGGATCAAGTTCACGGCGGCGTTCTTCAATAGGGAGGCCGAGGCGGCGGCGTATTTCGGGGCTGTGGCCGGCGAGTACGAGGCGCTGGCAGCGCTGACGGCTGAGTTGACGCCGGAGGAACGGCCGGACGTGCTGTGGAATTCGTTCTCGTCATATATCGACGCGTGGGCGATTCCCGGAGCAGAGACCTACGTCGGCGTGCTGCTGAAGGACGCGGGGGCGGATGTGGTGCTGGCGGATCGAGCGCCGCTGGAGAGCGTCAACGTGAGCTTCGAGACGGCGTACGAGGCCGGGATCGCGGCGGAGGTATGGTTCCCGCTGGTGTACGGGATTTCGACGCTGGAGGGGCTGGCGGCGAGCGACGAACGGTATGTGGACTTCGGCGCGTTCCAGACTGGCGCTGTGTATAACACAGACGGCCGGGTGAACGCTAACGGGGGAAACGATTACTTCGAGAACGGGGTAAACGAGCCGCAGGTAGTGCTGGCCGACCTGATCGCGATTCTGCATCCGGCGGTGCTGCCGGAGCACACGCTGGTGTACCTGCGGAAGATGGAGTAG
- the cax gene encoding calcium/proton exchanger, with amino-acid sequence MRPTGGRHARLHKESLYWLLIGLPLAVLLEGRHGEPLLIFVLSCAAIIPLAKLIGEATEELAVYTGPKLGGLLNATLGNAAELIITIFALREGLVDLVRASITGSIIGNLLLVLGLSLFIGGVKNGRQTFDRRNAGINATLLILALVAMVIPSMFDSAIVGDLHAEVPLSEVVAVVLILLYGMSVYFSFTAKDPTTDRESAAVDIHHAKWSVRTSGIVLAVATLGIVLMSETLVGAVEAVTVQFGLSEFFIGVILIPVIGNVAEHLVAVQVAYKNKIELSLSISLGSSLQVAMFVAPVLVFVSLLFGTPMLLVFNTFELVALAAAVLIAAFIALDGESNWLEGAMLMGVYLILAMAFLVLPVAEQLAAGAAH; translated from the coding sequence ATGAGACCGACCGGAGGGCGCCATGCGCGACTACATAAAGAATCCCTGTACTGGCTGCTGATTGGGCTACCGCTGGCGGTGCTGCTGGAAGGCCGGCATGGCGAGCCGCTGCTGATCTTCGTGCTGTCGTGCGCGGCGATCATCCCGCTGGCGAAGCTGATCGGCGAGGCGACGGAAGAACTGGCGGTGTATACCGGCCCGAAGCTGGGCGGGCTGCTGAACGCGACGCTGGGCAACGCGGCGGAGCTGATCATTACGATTTTTGCGCTGCGTGAAGGGCTGGTCGACCTGGTACGGGCGTCAATCACGGGGTCGATCATCGGCAACCTGCTGCTGGTACTGGGGTTGAGCCTATTCATCGGAGGGGTGAAGAACGGACGGCAGACTTTTGACCGGCGTAACGCCGGGATAAACGCGACGCTGCTGATCCTGGCGCTGGTGGCGATGGTGATTCCTTCGATGTTCGACTCTGCGATTGTGGGTGACCTGCACGCGGAGGTCCCGTTAAGCGAAGTGGTAGCGGTGGTGCTGATTCTGCTGTACGGCATGAGCGTGTATTTCAGCTTCACGGCGAAGGACCCTACCACCGACCGCGAGTCGGCGGCGGTGGATATTCACCACGCGAAGTGGAGCGTGCGGACGTCGGGGATCGTGCTGGCGGTGGCGACGCTGGGGATCGTACTGATGTCGGAGACGCTGGTGGGCGCGGTGGAGGCCGTGACGGTGCAGTTCGGGCTGAGCGAGTTCTTCATCGGCGTGATCCTGATCCCGGTGATCGGCAACGTGGCGGAGCATCTGGTGGCGGTGCAGGTGGCGTACAAGAACAAGATAGAGCTAAGCCTGTCGATATCGCTGGGGAGCAGCCTGCAGGTGGCCATGTTCGTGGCGCCGGTGCTGGTATTCGTGAGCCTGCTGTTCGGGACGCCGATGCTACTGGTGTTCAACACGTTCGAGCTGGTGGCGCTGGCGGCGGCGGTGCTGATCGCGGCGTTCATCGCGCTGGACGGCGAATCGAACTGGCTGGAGGGGGCGATGCTAATGGGGGTGTATCTGATCCTGGCGATGGCGTTCCTGGTGCTGCCGGTGGCGGAACAACTGGCGGCGGGCGCGGCACACTGA
- a CDS encoding VWA domain-containing protein, translated as MSFSFPIALGLLLLIPVAIWLGTPLQKYRRGREIASIAIRSVMIALLAAALAGAQITRSTNKLAVVFLIDGSDSVDPVTRDGAISLVREAINGMGLDDLAGVVVFGQRPQVERPVTDSRTLGAVRAEPDGGNTDIAAAVRLALAMFPADAARRIVVLSDGQPTLGDAEAAAQLAAAAGVEISYLPLRTQDAPDVRVTRFEAPSAVPEGQQFDLSLTVVADQATRARIDVLAGGALITSEQVDLREGTNNRTLTLTAQDSGFRDFTVVVEPEGGDGYYQNNQLATFSQVTGPARVLVVGEGAETLYLTAALREAGLTVDEQTARQLPINVAGLVPYESVILANVPADQMSERQMQALQAYVRDLGGGLVTVGGPNAYGPGGYFETPLEETLPVSMKLTDQERQPKLTIAYVIDRSGSMATMGPDGQPLIELAKAAINRSIDFLQETDRAGVATFDSSAYWVAEIQDVANREELRRLVGTLRPSGGTDIRAGLELVARDIVGQPTEAKHIILLSDGLANRGGLLELVSELYAQGGVTLTSVSIGEENELMRDLSEAGGGSFRVATDASTIPSIFAQETVLATRSYIFEEAFTPGLTSRSPIMQSITALPSLQGYIGTTAKDAAQVILRGPEPYRDPVLAAWQYGLGRAVAFTSDATARWGTEWVTWGDFTRFWNQAVRWTITEGGSDTLETRVVMEETQARVVVDARDESGAFLNGLALGVSLVDPALGSQQLTLRQVAPGRYEVTFTPRGEGAYLLSVNGGSDETAIQQMSGWVMSYSREYLASNVPSVLPRVAAITGGAALTDGLAAAFAHTVAARAGSTPIFPLLLLIALLLLPLDIAVRRLLVTRADLTRLATALRLRAKPATDVATGRMAALMDARERARVAIEADEITTAAGTANALRSRLKTQPPAAAPARTAPAPQPELQALDAASTPEPQPAPARNDAPGAPDAPDERSENIGSRLLKRKRDRPANE; from the coding sequence ATGTCGTTCAGCTTCCCCATCGCCTTAGGACTCCTACTGCTGATCCCGGTCGCGATCTGGCTGGGGACGCCGCTGCAGAAATACCGGCGGGGCCGCGAGATCGCCAGCATTGCGATCCGGTCGGTGATGATTGCGCTGCTGGCGGCGGCGCTGGCCGGGGCGCAGATCACCCGTTCGACCAACAAACTGGCCGTGGTGTTCCTGATCGACGGGTCGGACAGTGTCGATCCAGTGACGCGGGACGGGGCGATCAGCCTGGTGCGCGAGGCGATCAACGGGATGGGGCTGGACGACCTGGCGGGCGTGGTGGTGTTCGGGCAGCGGCCGCAGGTCGAGCGTCCGGTGACGGACAGCAGGACCCTGGGCGCGGTGCGGGCAGAGCCGGACGGCGGGAACACGGATATCGCGGCGGCGGTACGTCTAGCGCTGGCGATGTTCCCAGCCGATGCCGCGCGGCGGATCGTGGTATTGAGCGACGGGCAGCCGACGCTGGGCGACGCGGAGGCCGCGGCACAGCTCGCGGCGGCTGCAGGCGTCGAGATCAGCTACCTGCCGTTGAGAACGCAAGACGCGCCGGACGTGCGGGTGACGCGCTTCGAGGCGCCGAGCGCGGTGCCGGAGGGCCAGCAATTTGACCTGAGCCTGACGGTCGTGGCGGATCAGGCGACACGGGCGCGGATCGACGTATTGGCCGGTGGCGCACTGATTACCAGCGAGCAGGTCGACCTGCGCGAAGGCACAAACAACAGGACGCTGACGCTGACGGCCCAGGACTCGGGCTTCCGCGACTTCACGGTGGTGGTCGAGCCGGAAGGCGGCGACGGATATTATCAGAACAACCAACTGGCGACATTCAGCCAGGTGACCGGCCCGGCCCGCGTGCTGGTGGTGGGCGAAGGGGCGGAGACACTGTACCTGACGGCGGCGCTGCGCGAGGCCGGGCTGACGGTCGACGAACAGACGGCGCGGCAGCTTCCCATAAATGTGGCAGGGCTGGTGCCGTACGAGAGCGTGATCCTGGCGAACGTGCCGGCCGACCAGATGAGCGAACGGCAGATGCAGGCGCTCCAGGCGTATGTGCGCGACCTGGGCGGCGGGCTGGTGACGGTGGGCGGGCCAAACGCCTACGGGCCAGGCGGCTACTTCGAGACGCCGCTGGAAGAGACGCTGCCGGTGTCGATGAAGCTGACCGACCAGGAACGCCAGCCGAAGCTGACGATCGCGTATGTGATCGACCGTTCCGGCTCGATGGCGACGATGGGGCCGGACGGCCAGCCGCTGATCGAGCTAGCGAAGGCGGCGATCAACCGGAGCATCGACTTTCTGCAGGAGACTGACCGGGCCGGGGTGGCGACGTTCGACTCGTCAGCGTACTGGGTGGCGGAGATTCAGGACGTTGCGAACCGCGAGGAGCTACGGCGGCTGGTAGGCACGCTGCGGCCCAGCGGCGGCACGGACATCCGGGCCGGGCTGGAACTGGTGGCACGCGATATTGTGGGGCAGCCGACAGAGGCGAAGCATATCATCCTGCTTTCCGACGGCCTGGCAAACCGAGGCGGGCTGCTTGAACTGGTCTCAGAACTATACGCGCAAGGCGGCGTGACGCTGACGAGCGTGTCGATCGGCGAAGAGAACGAACTGATGCGCGACCTCTCTGAGGCGGGGGGCGGCTCGTTCCGGGTGGCGACGGACGCGAGCACGATCCCATCGATCTTCGCGCAGGAGACGGTGCTGGCGACGCGGTCCTACATCTTCGAAGAAGCGTTCACGCCGGGGCTGACATCGCGCAGCCCGATCATGCAGAGCATCACGGCCCTGCCCTCACTGCAGGGATACATCGGTACGACGGCAAAAGACGCCGCCCAGGTGATCCTGCGCGGGCCGGAACCGTACCGCGATCCGGTGCTGGCGGCGTGGCAGTACGGGCTGGGGCGGGCGGTGGCCTTTACCAGCGACGCGACGGCCCGCTGGGGAACCGAGTGGGTCACGTGGGGCGACTTCACGCGGTTCTGGAACCAGGCGGTGCGCTGGACCATCACCGAAGGCGGGAGCGATACGCTCGAAACGCGGGTGGTGATGGAAGAGACGCAGGCGCGGGTGGTGGTGGACGCACGCGACGAATCAGGCGCGTTCCTGAACGGACTGGCGCTAGGGGTCTCGCTGGTGGATCCGGCGCTGGGCAGCCAACAGCTTACGCTGCGGCAGGTGGCGCCGGGACGCTATGAAGTAACCTTCACACCCAGGGGCGAAGGCGCGTACCTGCTGTCGGTCAACGGCGGGAGCGACGAGACAGCCATCCAGCAGATGTCCGGCTGGGTGATGAGCTACTCCCGCGAGTACCTGGCCAGCAACGTCCCTTCGGTACTGCCGCGCGTGGCAGCGATCACCGGGGGTGCGGCACTGACCGACGGGCTGGCGGCGGCGTTCGCGCACACCGTAGCGGCGCGCGCGGGTTCGACGCCGATCTTCCCGCTGCTGCTGCTGATCGCGCTGCTGCTGCTGCCGCTCGACATTGCCGTGCGGCGGCTGCTGGTGACGCGCGCCGACCTAACGCGGCTGGCGACCGCGCTGCGGCTGCGAGCGAAACCCGCGACCGATGTGGCGACCGGGCGCATGGCGGCGCTGATGGACGCCCGCGAACGCGCACGCGTGGCGATTGAAGCCGATGAGATCACGACGGCGGCCGGGACTGCCAACGCGTTACGGTCGCGGCTAAAGACACAGCCTCCGGCCGCCGCACCCGCGCGGACCGCCCCTGCCCCACAGCCGGAGCTGCAAGCGCTTGACGCGGCTTCGACGCCTGAGCCGCAGCCCGCTCCTGCACGGAACGACGCCCCAGGTGCGCCGGATGCTCCAGACGAGAGGAGCGAGAATATCGGCTCGCGACTGCTCAAGCGCAAGAGAGACCGTCCGGCCAACGAGTAG
- a CDS encoding histidine phosphatase family protein — protein sequence MGVHHITMVRHGQYDNVFGDDGELNATGKFQALLASDALSGQPFDAVFVSPILRAQQTAEIIINALDWVNPVNDPRIEECVPTIPRRFAEWFAKNRPGLAERQTELCRDKVKSFFDDVFLPVSDADPDRNTLIIAHGNVIRYLLCLAMEAGPEAWSNMLVYHCSFSRVMIEPNGFPVVISINDQAHLASEFRSEV from the coding sequence ATGGGTGTTCACCACATCACGATGGTTCGGCATGGCCAGTATGACAATGTATTCGGTGACGATGGTGAACTGAACGCAACCGGCAAGTTCCAGGCCCTTCTGGCCAGCGATGCCCTCAGCGGCCAGCCCTTCGATGCCGTCTTCGTCAGCCCCATACTGCGCGCCCAGCAGACCGCCGAGATCATCATTAATGCCCTCGACTGGGTCAACCCGGTCAACGACCCGCGCATTGAAGAGTGTGTGCCGACCATCCCGCGCCGCTTCGCTGAGTGGTTTGCCAAGAACCGCCCCGGCCTTGCCGAGCGCCAGACCGAACTCTGCCGCGACAAGGTCAAGAGTTTCTTTGACGACGTCTTCCTGCCGGTTTCCGATGCTGATCCCGACCGGAATACCCTCATCATCGCCCACGGCAATGTCATCCGCTACTTGCTCTGTCTCGCCATGGAAGCCGGTCCCGAGGCCTGGTCCAACATGCTCGTCTACCACTGCAGCTTCTCGCGGGTGATGATCGAACCCAACGGCTTCCCCGTCGTGATCTCTATTAACGACCAGGCTCACCTCGCGTCCGAATTCCGCTCCGAAGTCTAG
- a CDS encoding phosphoglycerate dehydrogenase: protein MTFRIIVATDLTDEALAALRANADVEVVQVSPRQRNVQEAIAGAHALIARDDVHVDRALLDAAPLLKVIGRVGAGLSGIDIPAASTRGIIVTNTPGTSAIAAAEHTLALMLGLSRRLVTLHNSLKEGYWLLDRKRQAGNQLSGKTLGILGLGRVGRVVAQRCLAFGMTVLAFDPYLADEQVEDPRIQLVGLGELLTRSDVVTLHLPATSETRGIVDETFIRRMKPGAKLINTAFGGVMDEAAAAQALMDGHLGGLGIDVYAEEPPYTSPVFGIDNVLHTPHVAENTVEAAQDLSIQIVGQVIDTLRGEDYRNVVNLPFVPGMDYEAVRPYLTLAERMGTLLHVLARHPVRRVAVDYRGDDLIGMVKPLTVALLKGLLAPALGDTVSYVNAPMLATERGIQVAQTKGLKTAEYSTLVSVQVTLDDGEDIIIAGTLLDRKEAHIVQVNEYRMNFEPNGQLLIMGSFDQPGVIGKVGTLLAENKVNIASWYTGRATPGGQTLTVLTLDQPLDETVYAQLMQLEFVRHAHQVAL from the coding sequence GTGACCTTCAGGATTATCGTTGCGACAGATTTGACGGACGAGGCGCTGGCGGCGCTGCGGGCAAACGCCGATGTTGAAGTGGTACAGGTGTCGCCGCGGCAGCGAAACGTGCAAGAGGCGATTGCCGGCGCGCACGCGCTGATTGCACGGGACGATGTACACGTCGACCGGGCGCTGCTGGATGCGGCGCCGCTGCTGAAGGTGATCGGACGCGTGGGGGCAGGGTTGAGCGGGATCGACATCCCCGCCGCCAGCACGCGCGGCATCATTGTCACCAATACGCCAGGGACCAGCGCGATTGCCGCGGCCGAGCATACACTCGCACTGATGCTTGGACTCAGCCGCAGGCTGGTCACACTGCATAACAGCTTGAAGGAAGGGTACTGGCTGCTGGACCGGAAACGTCAGGCAGGAAACCAGCTTTCAGGCAAGACGCTGGGGATCCTGGGGCTGGGGCGCGTGGGGCGGGTCGTGGCGCAGCGCTGTCTGGCGTTCGGCATGACGGTGCTGGCGTTCGACCCTTACCTGGCTGATGAGCAGGTGGAAGATCCGCGGATTCAACTGGTGGGCCTGGGCGAACTGCTGACACGCAGCGACGTGGTCACGCTGCACCTGCCGGCAACCAGCGAGACACGCGGCATCGTCGACGAGACTTTCATCCGGCGGATGAAACCCGGCGCAAAGCTGATCAATACGGCGTTTGGCGGCGTGATGGACGAGGCGGCGGCCGCACAGGCGCTGATGGACGGACACCTGGGTGGGCTTGGCATCGACGTTTACGCAGAAGAGCCGCCTTATACTTCGCCAGTGTTCGGGATCGATAACGTGCTGCATACGCCGCACGTCGCGGAGAACACGGTCGAAGCCGCCCAAGACCTGTCGATCCAGATCGTCGGGCAAGTGATCGATACGCTGCGGGGCGAGGATTACCGGAACGTGGTCAACCTGCCGTTCGTGCCGGGCATGGATTACGAGGCGGTGCGGCCCTACCTGACACTTGCCGAGCGGATGGGGACGCTGCTGCACGTGCTGGCACGGCATCCGGTGCGGCGCGTGGCGGTGGATTACCGTGGAGACGACCTGATCGGGATGGTCAAGCCGCTGACGGTGGCGCTGCTAAAGGGTTTGCTGGCACCGGCGCTGGGAGATACGGTGAGCTATGTCAACGCGCCGATGCTGGCGACGGAACGCGGGATACAGGTGGCGCAGACCAAAGGGCTGAAGACTGCCGAGTACTCGACGCTGGTGAGCGTGCAGGTCACGCTGGACGACGGCGAGGACATCATCATCGCGGGGACACTGCTGGACCGCAAAGAAGCGCATATCGTGCAGGTCAACGAATACCGGATGAACTTCGAGCCGAACGGACAACTACTGATTATGGGCAGCTTCGACCAGCCAGGCGTGATCGGTAAAGTGGGGACGCTGCTGGCCGAGAACAAGGTCAACATCGCAAGCTGGTATACGGGGCGGGCGACGCCGGGCGGGCAGACACTGACGGTATTGACGCTTGATCAGCCGCTGGACGAGACCGTGTATGCCCAGTTAATGCAACTGGAATTCGTACGTCACGCGCACCAGGTGGCGCTTTAG
- a CDS encoding HAD family phosphatase has product MSRFEMDRARGSQDFQGDTLAVRLAQIAGVIFDMDGLLVDSEIIWHEIEDQFFADRGVNYANADRQMVIGMRVDEFMLTLKNHFGMSDTVESMVTDLNARMALAIPDRVQPRPGARRLIAYLQENGVPMAVASNSSREIIEVTIGAMGWLDTLPVRCTGDDEPAGKPAPDVYLTAARRLGVDPTRCLGLEDSPRGARAVVAAGMICGAVPDLTHTPAGAFTAITPHIFDSLDEVCDWLQEEAL; this is encoded by the coding sequence ATGAGCCGGTTTGAAATGGATCGGGCGCGGGGTTCGCAAGACTTTCAGGGGGATACATTGGCAGTTCGATTGGCTCAGATCGCGGGCGTCATCTTCGATATGGACGGCCTGCTGGTAGACAGCGAGATCATCTGGCACGAGATCGAAGACCAGTTCTTCGCAGACCGGGGCGTGAACTATGCAAATGCCGACCGTCAGATGGTGATCGGTATGCGGGTTGACGAGTTCATGCTGACGCTCAAGAACCACTTCGGCATGAGCGATACGGTCGAGTCGATGGTGACTGATCTGAACGCGCGGATGGCGCTGGCGATTCCAGACCGCGTGCAACCGAGGCCCGGAGCGCGCCGCCTGATCGCCTATTTGCAGGAGAACGGCGTACCGATGGCGGTTGCGTCCAATTCAAGCCGAGAGATCATCGAAGTGACGATTGGGGCGATGGGCTGGCTGGACACGCTGCCGGTGCGCTGTACGGGCGACGACGAACCGGCCGGTAAACCCGCGCCGGACGTGTATCTGACGGCGGCGAGGCGGCTGGGCGTCGATCCGACGCGCTGCCTGGGGCTGGAAGACAGCCCGCGCGGCGCGCGCGCAGTCGTGGCGGCAGGGATGATCTGCGGCGCAGTCCCGGACCTTACCCATACCCCGGCAGGAGCCTTCACTGCAATCACCCCGCACATATTCGACAGCCTTGACGAGGTTTGCGATTGGCTGCAAGAGGAGGCGCTGTGA
- a CDS encoding HAD-IB family phosphatase — translation MSDNRWTSYDLIFFDCDSTLSTIEGIDELARLKGKELRVGVLTNKAMNGELDLAQVYGKRLQAIRPTRGQLKEVEELYMQTIVPDAQAVLDALKFLKKTVFIISGGLAEPVRGFGKRLGVPTENIRAVELEYNELSGEWWRYDQPQTQNAHLFMDYEDSPLTISSGKPNIIRELAGTKPGRRLMVGDGSSDLATRPVVDLFVGFGGVIKRDKVVNESDAFVHNLSLAPILPLAAGPGGYAKTRGTVHQTVFDKGITMALDGGITFTREELRTAFAEAFHREA, via the coding sequence ATGAGCGACAACCGCTGGACGAGTTACGACCTGATCTTTTTCGATTGCGACAGCACCCTCTCGACGATCGAGGGGATTGACGAACTGGCGCGGCTAAAAGGCAAGGAACTGCGCGTCGGTGTCCTGACCAACAAAGCCATGAACGGCGAGCTTGATCTGGCTCAGGTATACGGCAAGCGGCTGCAAGCGATCCGCCCCACCCGTGGCCAGCTTAAAGAGGTCGAAGAGCTGTATATGCAGACGATCGTGCCGGATGCGCAGGCGGTCCTGGACGCGCTCAAATTTCTGAAGAAGACGGTTTTCATCATCAGCGGGGGACTGGCTGAGCCTGTGCGCGGGTTTGGCAAGCGGCTGGGCGTGCCGACCGAGAATATCCGCGCGGTCGAACTGGAATACAATGAACTGAGCGGAGAGTGGTGGCGTTACGACCAGCCGCAAACCCAGAACGCGCATCTGTTCATGGATTACGAGGACAGCCCGCTGACGATCAGCAGCGGAAAGCCGAACATCATACGCGAGCTGGCCGGGACGAAACCCGGGCGGCGGCTGATGGTGGGAGACGGGTCGTCCGACCTCGCAACGCGACCGGTAGTCGATCTGTTTGTCGGGTTCGGCGGCGTGATCAAACGGGACAAAGTGGTCAACGAGTCGGACGCGTTCGTGCATAACCTGTCTCTGGCGCCGATCCTGCCGCTGGCCGCCGGCCCGGGAGGGTATGCCAAGACGCGTGGCACGGTGCATCAGACGGTGTTCGACAAGGGAATAACGATGGCGCTGGACGGCGGTATAACGTTCACGCGCGAGGAACTACGGACGGCGTTCGCAGAGGCATTTCACAGAGAAGCCTAG
- a CDS encoding tetratricopeptide repeat protein, which produces MRPWNTNLLRLVFISAVLFGAAFFAFAQRLRPTDRLYALLAQAAQSGWNAELRREAGSLYIELGDLDAALAHWESALLISPADELLLRRAAELYVQRARWPEALAAVRRLLEARPDDAWANLHLGLILAPSAPAEAAAALRRAAQAGMQPPTA; this is translated from the coding sequence GTGAGGCCCTGGAACACTAATCTACTGCGCCTTGTGTTTATCAGCGCCGTCCTGTTTGGGGCGGCGTTTTTTGCGTTCGCACAGCGCCTTCGGCCAACCGACAGGCTGTATGCGCTGCTCGCGCAGGCGGCGCAATCGGGGTGGAACGCCGAACTGCGGCGCGAGGCCGGGTCTCTGTACATCGAGCTTGGCGACCTTGACGCCGCGCTGGCTCACTGGGAATCGGCGCTGCTGATCTCGCCGGCAGACGAACTGTTACTGCGGCGGGCGGCTGAACTGTATGTGCAGCGCGCGCGCTGGCCGGAAGCGCTTGCGGCGGTTCGGCGATTACTGGAGGCGCGGCCAGACGATGCCTGGGCTAACCTGCACCTCGGGCTGATCCTTGCGCCCAGCGCGCCGGCAGAAGCCGCAGCGGCGCTGAGGCGGGCGGCACAAGCCGGTATGCAGCCCCCGACCGCCTGA